Proteins encoded in a region of the Puntigrus tetrazona isolate hp1 chromosome 12, ASM1883169v1, whole genome shotgun sequence genome:
- the jmjd1cb gene encoding probable JmjC domain-containing histone demethylation protein 2C isoform X6: MVVMNDQVLEPQNVDPSMVQMTFLDDVVHSLLKGENIGITSRRRSRSSQNSNTAHQTTGGRPSGSTGITQGHYTRAQANSPRPVMNSSGSTPKQASQAQQQQQQSQHAQQQLSQQHQQQQASPGQQRGSRSSRRKGSDSSVPDDEKIKDEKSDSGGKDSSKNKSKQTNKRRKADEEDKKGGLKRLKTETSDLSESSDSENSNKRSIDSSSEPSSENELKCKSTSKVPEEEEEKSQGSKPVDELGVINRLSPWDEMQDKSSKPVVVEVAEGERSGERRSPLTPPASCTQNQASGPTEVQSCIVEMKSTVKTLPKDHYGTGTPRTHTPKCVIDITEDANTQSSSRENSEAVSALLASQKCDAYVPESRHLVLNASHSESRRTDGEQQQNARSIGGKIEFTHSEVIRPVTSVSESAALGERGKLQQQYTSMVIKNASLTEDIKKTHKLSPSPDLPKPKSNSSPDILKPKCNPSPDIKSKSHNVHESSKPKPNTSPEVSKHKPRHPENPPTTVRLPLKPEPDIPRSSFKPVPARGGPSEARKSPLVDKNEPFTVYRDPALVRPESDSNHMTYLHPHLHALHGSSHATCLTPSSHHPSHLLPSSSMSHSVHHPHLLPTVLPTIPPTSLLGSHPRLDSPALGHLALAHHHSHQQQQFLQQQPPPPLLAQTHGGASYNQLGLYPIIWQYPNGTHSYPPGYKWVHPENAVNSDSSLRRNTSSPWLHQSTPVTSADSMGILSHVPGRPASADPHRPIKISSHSSPPLSKTPGELHKEDQEKNVFVDPLRSMANAHLKQEPDRSRTPTNKELHRFYMESPHSKQQLPPRMPQGGPDRNSKYKEENRRILRESIEMAPFTAKICAGESERESYPRISSQPKSHEKEVEHSVADLYKYKHSVSQSLPQTNYFTTLSNSVVNEPPRLFQSKDLNPYFDKAPAASSPLSLGSYNSSHTKSLSKPPPLIKHQPEGEGLVGKISEQLSQQAPIHSLSTSVLTVSERCSPAISPSSQPKGMPALRRAPVFHPPTQQALDRKEGAYGRLSPPTLTPIQPVSSAGKVSEQQKPPTLLPELRDEKSGAELGSAESCRPGGEAKSHEKVAWHSENSQGKPQAAMASVIVRPSTCIKYDGSPGPKMAPKEQLGSRLFAGRVQADCLKVAESRESGRVILPNTNLEDPSDQYNKNLIRASQGIMPSSVAVVANSVCNTRTNEAIAAASSTFSTQSHNGVDLSFSISGACGSSRLEISASKSRPPTVVESQEGGSRTTSPSALPQAGSAGPTQAYSRNFVHLKKAKAALAAAQSRGSSSASESESGSVRSSQDSPTITQDNSTPSNPASKASPVPNGQPVQVCQSNYHKLKKAWLTRHSEEDKNTNKSEKGGNAISELIKPCSVNLIAPASSDVDLGKDNKGQEDKLSQEDRKTRRTQKRPYESGSESGDDSDSSESKLEQRTKRQPKPTYKKKQNDMQKRKGDNEKDEDEVKPNGIFRSAKEKTKLKLASTNGIPRSVLKDWRKVKKLKQTGESFLQDDSCSEIGPNLQKCRECRSIRTKKGEESAHSPVFCRFYHFRRLSYSKNGVIRIDGFSAPDQYDEEALSLWAPEGYEENNLDLETSKYILSYIGDKFCQLVMTENTATTWIKKDAKIAWKRAVRGVRESCDACEATLFNIHWVCQKCGFVVCLDCYKAKERKSSKDKELYAWLKCVKGQPHDHKHLMPTQIIPGTVLTDLMNAMHMLSEKYSIKSHCSCAWKQNTLYNKLPSTNGVSQVLQNVLNHSNKISLCKPEGGQQNSSLKVEANGGSSPASDTSTDSKFTPPESQSPLHFLADLAEQKSREEKKENKESGVGKIKEEKDQSDALESLHSKASSLEQGSTLRDLLTTTAGKLRLGSTDAGIAFAPVYSTASQIVKSGRSMPNILDDIIASVVENKIPAGRGTKLNLKHEPLEEPKAERKKAVEEPPKLYADIPHCWLYERRLLWLKDHRNNNNWKLFRECWRQGQPVLVSGVHKKLNASLWKAESFNQEFADHQGDLLNCKDGVMSNSGVKEFWDGFEDLTKRPKSRDGETVVYRLKDWPSGEEFMALMPSRYDDLMKNLPMPEYSDPEGNLNLASHLPSFFVRPDLGPRLCCAYGTAAPSVSLSCVAASQEQDFGTANLHMEVSDIISVLVYVGVAKGNGVLSKTGVLKRLEEEDLDDNVKKRLKDSSETPGALWHIYTSKDGEKIKEFLHKVAKEQGVEIPADHDPIREPGWYLSRKLRQRLLDEYAVQGWTVVQFLGDSVLIPAGALHQVQNLHSCVQVINDFVSPEHVVHSFHLTQELRSSKEEVNYEDKLQVKNIFYHCVKDAVGTLKRCCAEEEEETNS; the protein is encoded by the exons ATGGTTGTCATGAATGACCAG GTACTAGAGCCTCAGAACGTTGACCCCTCCATGGTACAGATGACCTTTCTGGATGATGTGGTCCATTCTTTACTAAAAGGAGAGAACATCGGTATCACGTCACGACGCAGGTCTCGCTCTAGCCAGAACAGCAACACTGCCCAC CAGACCACAGGAGGGAGACCAAGCGGCTCTACAGGAATCACTCAG ggTCATTACACGCGTGCCCAGGCCAACAGCCCTAGACCCGTGATGAATTCCTCTGGCTCCACCCCCAAACAGGCCTCTCAggctcagcagcagcagcaacaatcCCAGCATGCTCAGCAGCAGCTATCTCAACAacaccagcagcagcaggccTCACCGGGTCAACAGCGTGGCTCGCGATCTTCACGTCGGAAGGGCTCTGACAGTAGTGTTCCAGATGATGAAAagattaaagatgaaaaatcGGACAGTGGAGGAAAAG attcttctaaaaacaaaagcaagcaGACAAACAAGAGAAGGAAAGCAGATGAAGAGGACAAGAAGGGCGGTCTCAAGCGGCTCAAAACAGAGACGTCTGATCTCTCTGAGAGCAGTGACTCTGAGAACTCTAATAAGCGGAGCATAGACTCCTCATCGGAGCCCAGTTCAGAGAATGAGCTGAAATGCAAGAGCACTTCAAAAGTtccagaggaggaggaggagaagtcCCAGGGATCCAAGCCTGTGGATGAGTTAGGTGTGATCAACAGGCTATCTCCCTGGGATGAGATGCAGGATAAAAGCAGCAAGCCGGTGGTTGTGGAGGTGGCAGAGGGTGAGAGGTCAGGAGAAAGGAGATCTCCGCTGACTCCTCCCGCGTCCTGTACCCAAAACCAAGCCTCTGGACCAACGGAGGTCCAAAGCTGCATTGTCGAGATGAAAAGCACTGTGAAAACCCTTCCTAAGGACCATTATGGCACAGGAACACCTAGGACGCACACGCCCAAGTGCGTGATTGATATCACAGAGGATGCCAACACGCAGTCTAGTTCCAGAGAGAACTCTGAGGCCGTATCGGCCCTGCTGGCATCACAGAAGTGTGATGCGTATGTCCCTGAATCCAGACATTTGGTGCTAAATGCCTCCCACTCAGAGAGCAGGAGGACGGATGGCGAGCAGCAGCAGAATGCTCGCAGCATAGGCGGTAAAATCGAATTCACCCACTCTGAGGTCATAAGGCCGGTGACATCAGTGAGTGAGTCAGCAGCCCTGGGCGAGAGAGGGAAGCTCCAGCAGCAGTACACGTCTATGGTTATTAAAAATGCCTCGCTGACCGAGGACATCAAGAAAACCCATAAACTCAGTCCTTCCCCTGACCTGCCCAAACCTAAGTCTAACTCATCCCCTGACATTCTCAAGCCCAAGTGCAATCCTTCACCTGACATCAAGTCAAAATCCCACAACGTTCATGAATCCTCCAAACCCAAACCAAATACGTCTCCTGAGGTGTCCAAACATAAACCGCGCCACCCTGAAAACCCACCTACAACAGTCCGATTGCCACTCAAACCTGAGCCAGACATACCCCGCTCTAGTTTTAAGCCTGTTCCAGCACGAGGGGGACCCTCGGAAGCAAGGAAAAGCCCACTTGTTGACAAAAATGAGCCTTTTACAGTATACCGAGACCCTGCGTTGGTGCGTCCTGAATCAGATAGCAACCACATGACTTACCTGCACCCACACCTGCATGCACTGCATGGTTCTTCTCACGCGACGTGTCTCACGCCCAGCTCGCACCACCCGTCCCACCTCCTCCCTTCTTCCTCCATGAGCCACTCTGTGCACCACCCACACCTTCTGCCCACTGTACTACCCACAATTCCACCAACCTCTCTTCTGGGCAGCCATCCACGGCTGGACTCCCCTGCACTAGGGCACTTGGCTTTGGCCCACCACCATTCccaccagcagcagcagtttCTTCAGCAGCAGCCACCCCCACCCCTGCTGGCCCAGACGCATGGAGGTGCCTCGTATAACCAGCTCGGTCTCTACCCCATCATCTGGCAATACCCAAACGGTACCCACTCCTACCCACCTGGATACAAGTGGGTACATCCGGAAAATGCTGTTAATTCAGACTCCAGTCTACGGAGG AACACTTCCAGCCCCTGGCTGCACCAGTCCACCCCTGTAACCTCAGCAGACAGCATGGGGATTTTGAGCCATGTCCCGGGCAGACCAGCCAGTGCAGATCCTCATCGACCCATCAAGATCAGCTCACACTCCAGCCCACCGCTCTCTAAAACCCCTGGAGAGCTCCACAAAGA GGATCAGGAGAAGAATGTGTTTGTGGACCCTTTACGTAGCATGGCCAATGCCCACCTGAAGCAAGAGCCGGACCGTAGCCGGACGCCTACGAACAAGGAGCTGCACCGTTTCTACATGGAGTCCCCCCACAGCAAGCAGCAACTACCACCACGCATGCCTCAGGGGGGTCCAGACCGTAACAGCAAATATAAGGAAGAAAACCGCCGCATTCTTAGAGAGAGCATTGAAATGGCCCCCTTCACTGCCAAGATCTGTGCTGGAGAGTCTGAGCGTGAATCCTATCCCCGAATTTCATCCCAGCCCAAAAGCCATGAGAAAGAGGTAGAGCACTCTGTGGCTGATCTATACAAGTACAAACACTCTGTATCTCAGTCCCTCCCTCAAACCAACTACTTCACCACTCTGTCAAATAGTGTTGTAAACGAGCCACCACGACTTTTCCAATCCAAAGATCTCAATCCGTACTTTGACAAAGCACCCGCAGCCTCTAGCCCTTTGTCTTTGGGCTCATACAACTCTAGTCACACTAAGTCTTTGTCCAAGCCTCCCCCTCTCATTAAGCACCAGCCAGAAGGAGAGGGACTAGTGGGCAAGATCAGCGAGCAGCTCAGTCAACAAGCACCTATACATTCACTCAGTACCTCAGTGTTGACGGTCAGTGAACGCTGCAGCCCCGCTATCTCACCCTCCAGTCAACCCAAGGGCATGCCTGCCTTGCGTAGAGCGCCGGTTTTTCATCCGCCCACCCAGCAGGCGCTTGACCGCAAAGAGGGGGCCTACGGTCGCCTTTCCCCACCTACGCTCACCCCCATCCAGCCCGTCAGCTCAGCAGGGAAGGTGTCGGAACAGCAGAAACCGCCCACCCTGCTTCCAGAGCTCAGGGACGAGAAAAGTGGAGCCGAGCTGGGCTCGGCCGAATCCTGTCGGCCTGGCGGGGAAGCAAAGAGCCATGAGAAAGTGGCCTGGCATTCAGAGAATAGCCAAGGGAAACCACAGGCAGCCATGGCATCTGTTATTGTCCGCCCTTCAACTTGCATAAAATACGATGGCTCGCCAGGTCCCAAGATGGCCCCCAAAGAGCAACTCGGTAGCAGATTGTTTGCTGGCCGCGTTCAGGCAGACTGCCTGAAAGTGGCCGAGAGTAGGGAATCTGGGAGAGTCATCTTACCAAACACGAATTTGGAGGATCCCAGTGATCAGTACAACAAAAACCTGATTAGAGCGTCACAGGGTATCATGCCCAGCTCAGTGGCAGTTGTTGCCAATTCGGTGTGCAACACTAGGACTAATGAAGCCATTGCTGCCGCCAGCAGCACGTTTAGCACGCAAAGCCACAATGGAGTAGATCTGTCATTCTCCATCTCTGGCGCTTGTGGTAGTAGCAGACTGGAAATCTCTGCTTCCAAAAGCCGGCCTCCCACTGTTGTTGAGTCACAGGAGGGAGGCTCGAGAACCACCTCCCCTAGTGCGCTCCCTCAGGCCGGCTCTGCTGGCCCCACACAGGCTTACTCAAGGAACTTTGTTCACCTGAAAAAAGCCAAAGCAGCTCTGGCTGCGGCTCAGTCTCGTGGCTCCAGTAGCGCCTCAGAGAGTGAAAGTGGTAGCGTCAGATCCTCTCAGGACTCGCCCACCATCACCCAGGATAACTCCACGCCCAGCAATCCTGCCAGCAAAGCCAGCCCGGTGCCCAATGGACAGCCAGTGCAGGTGTGCCAGTCTAACTATCACAAGCTCAAGAAAGCCTGGCTCACGCGACACTCAGAGGaggacaaaaatacaaacaaatctGAAAAAGGTGGGAATGCCATTTCTGAGCTAATTAAACCATGCTCCGTCAACCTGATTGCCCCTGCATCTAGTGATGTGGATCTGGGCAAGGACAACAAAGGACAAGAGGACAAGCTGTCCCAGGAGGATAGAAAGACACGCCGTACCCAAAAGCGCCCATACGAATCAGGTTCGGAGAGCGGCGATGACTCAGACTCTAGTGAGAGCAAGCTTGAGCAAAGGACTAAAAGGCAACCCAAACCCACTTACAAAAAGAAGCAGAACGACATGCAGAAAAGGAAAGGAGACAATGAGAAGGACGAGGACGAGGTAAAGCCAAATGGTATTTTCCGGAGTGCTAAGGAAAAAACCAAACTCAAGCTGGCCAGTACCA ATGGCATTCCCCGGTCAGTACTGAAGGACTGGAGGAAGGTAAAGAAGCTAAAGCAGACAGGTGAGTCCTTCCTACAGGACGACTCGTGCTCGGAAATCGGGCCCAACTTGCAAAAGTGCAGGGAGTGCCGCTCCATTCGCACCAAGAAAGGAGAGGAGTCTGCTCATTCACCCGTCTTCTGTCGCTTTTACCACTTCCGCCG CCTCTCGTACAGTAAGAATGGAGTTATCCGGATTGATGGCTTCTCCGCTCCTGATCAATATGATGAAGAGGCGCTCAGTCTCTGGGCCCCAGAGGGTTATGAAGAAAACAACCTGGACTTAGAGACTTCCAAATACATCCTCAGCTACATTGGAGACAAATTCTGTCAACTGGTTATGACTGAGAATACAGCAACTACGTGGATAAAGAAAGATG ccaagatcgcctggaagAGAGCAGTGCGCGGAGTGAGAGAGAGCTGCGACGCATGTGAAGCCACATTGTTTAACATTCACTGGGTCTGCCAAAAATGTGGATTTGTGGTGTGTTTGGACTGTTACAAGGCCAAGGAGAGGAAGAGCTCCAAAG ATAAAGAGCTGTATGCCTGGTTGAAGTGTGTCAAGGGACAGCCTCATGATCACAAGCACCTGATGCCAACACAGATCATTCCAGGAACTG tTCTGACGGACTTGATGAACGCTATGCACATGCTCAGCGAGAAGTACAGCATTAAATCACACTGCTCTTGTGCTTGGAAGCAGAACACCCTTTATAACAAACTGCCGTCCACCAATGGCGTCTCCCAG GTGTTACAAAACGTGCTAAATCACAGCAACAAGATCTCTCTGTGCAAGCCTGAGGGAGGTCAGCAAAACTCCTCTCTGAAAGTAGAGGCCAACGGAGGGAGCAGTCCCGCCAGCGACACCAGCACTGACAGCAAGTTCACCCCACCCGAGTCCCAATCGCCTCTGCACTTCCTGGCCGATCTGGCCGAGCAGAAATCCCGCGAGGAAAAAAAGG AAAATAAGGAGTCAGGTGTAGGCAAGATAAAGGAGGAGAAGGATCAGTCAGATGCTTTGGAGTCTCTGCACAGTAAAGCATCTTCCCTGGAGCAGGGATCAACCCTTCGAGACCTCCTCACCACCACCGCAGGCAAGCTGCGCCTGGGCTCCACTGATGCCGGCATCGCATTCGCTCCCGTCTACTCCACTGCCTCACAG ATTGTCAAGAGTGGCCGCAGCATGCCCAACATCCTGGATGACATCATCGCCTCTGTGGTGGAAAACAAGATCCCGGCGGGCCGTGGCACCAAGCTGAACCTGAAGCATGAGCCTCTGGAAGAGCCCAaagctgagagaaagaaagccgTGGAAGAACCGCCCAAACTGTATGCTGACATCCCGCACTGTTGGCTCTACGAGCGCAGGCTGCTCTGGCTCAAAGACCAccgcaacaacaacaactggaAACTCTTCAGGGAGTGCTGGAGACAAGGACAG CCGGTGCTGGTCTCTGGGGTGCACAAGAAGCTCAATGCCAGCCTGTGGAAGGCAGAATCCTTTAACCAGGAGTTTGCTGACCACCAGGGAGACCTCTTGAACTGCAAGGATGGAGTAATGTCCAACTCGGGCGTCAAAGAATTCTGGGACGGCTTTGAAGATCTCACGA AGCGGCCCAAGTCTAGAGATGGAGAAACTGTGGTGTATCGACTGAAAGACTGGCCTTCAGGGGAAGAGTTTATGGCTTTGATGCCCTCCAG GTATGATGATCTCATGAAAAACCTCCCAATGCCTGAGTATTCAGACCCCGAGGGGAACCTCAACCTGGCATCCCATCTGCCCTCCTTCTTTGTGCGGCCGGACTTGGGCCCACGCCTCTGCTGCGCTTACGGTACTGCagctccctctgtctctctctcat GTGTGGCGGCATCTCAGGAGCAGGATTTCGGCACCGCTAACCTGCATATGGAGGTGTCGGACATCATCAGCGTGTTGGTTTACGTTGGAGTGGCCAAAGGGAATGGTGTCCTGTCCAAAACGG GAGTGCTAAAGAGGCTGGAGGAGGAAGATCTGGATGACAACGTGAAGAAAAGATTAAAGGATTCAAGCGAGACTCCCGGAGCCTTGTGGCACATCTACACGAGCAAAGACGGCGAGAAGATTAAAGAGTTCCTGCACAAg GTGGCTAAAGAGCAGGGCGTGGAGATCCCAGCGGATCACGACCCGATCCGTGAGCCAGGCTGGTACTTGAGCCGCAAGCTGCGTCAGCGGCTGCTGGATGAATATGCCGTTCAGGGCTGGACTGTGGTGCAGTTTCTGGGTGATTCCGTCCTGATCCCTGCTGGAGCTCTGCATCAG GTGCAAAACCTACACAGCTGCGTGCAGGTCATCAATGACTTCGTCTCTCCGGAGCACGTGGTGCATTCGTTCCACTTAACCCAGGAACTCAGATCCTCCAAAGAGGAAGTCAACTACGAAGATAAGCTACAG GTCAAGAATATCTTTTACCACTGCGTGAAGGATGCCGTGGGAACATTAAAGAGGTGCTGCGccgaggaagaggaagaaacgAACTCATGA